A single window of Mustela erminea isolate mMusErm1 chromosome 4, mMusErm1.Pri, whole genome shotgun sequence DNA harbors:
- the TUBB2A gene encoding tubulin beta-2A chain isoform X1, with the protein MREIVHIQAGQCGNQIGAKFWEVISDEHGIDPTGSYHGDSDLQLERINVYYNEATALFPPGNKYVPRAILVDLEPGTMDSVRSGPFGQIFRPDNFVFGQSGAGNNWAKGHYTEGAELVDSVLDVVRKESESCDCLQGFQLTHSLGGGTGSGMGTLLISKIREEYPDRIMNTFSVMPSPKVSDTVVEPYNATLSVHQLVENTDETYCIDNEALYDICFRTLKLTTPTYGDLNHLVSATMSGVTTCLRFPGQLNADLRKLAVNMVPFPRLHFFMPGFAPLTSRGSQQYRALTVPELTQQMFDSKNMMAACDPRHGRYLTVAAIFRGRMSMKEVDEQMLNVQNKNSSYFVEWIPNNVKTAVCDIPPRGLKMSATFIGNSTAIQELFKRISEQFTAMFRRKAFLHWYTGEGMDEMEFTEAESNMNDLVSEYQQYQDATADEQGEFEEEEGEDEA; encoded by the exons ATGCGTGAGATCGTGCACATCCAGGCGGGCCAGTGCGGCAACCAGATCGGCGCCAAG tTTTGGGAGGTCATCAGTGATGAGCATGGAATCGACCCCACTGGCAGTTACCATGGAGACAGTGATTTGCAGCTGGAGAGAATCAATGTGTACTACAATGAAGCCACTG CTCTGTTCCCTCCAGGTAACAAGTACGTACCCCGGGCCATCCTGGTGGACCTGGAGCCCGGCACCATGGACTCCGTCAGGTCTGGGCCATTTGGCCAGATCTTCAGGCCAGACAACTTCGTATTTG GCCAGAGTGGTGCAGGAAACAACTGGGCAAAGGGTCACTACACAGAGGGAGCCGAACTGGTGGACTCGGTCCTGGACGTGGTGAGGAAGGAGTCAGAGAGCTGTGACTGTCTGCAGGGCTTCCAGCTGACCCACTCGCTGGGGGGCGGCACGGGGTCCGGGATGGGCACGCTGCTCATCAGCAAGATCCGGGAGGAGTACCCAGACCGCATCATGAACACCTTCAGCGTCATGCCCTCGCCCAAGGTGTCCGACACGGTGGTCGAGCCCTACAACGCCACCCTGTCCGTGCACCAGCTGGTGGAGAACACGGATGAGACCTACTGCATCGACAACGAGGCCCTGTATGACATCTGCTTCCGCACCCTGAAACTGACCACCCCCACGTACGGAGACCTCAACCACCTGGTGTCGGCCACCATGAGCGGCGTCACCACCTGCCTGCGCTTCCCGGGCCAGCTGAACGCCGACCTGCGCAAGCTGGCCGTGAACATGGTGCCCTTCCCGCGCCTGCACTTCTTCATGCCCGGCTTCGCCCCCCTGACCAGCCGGGGCAGCCAGCAGTACCGCGCGCTCACGGTGCCCGAGCTCACGCAGCAGATGTTCGACTCCAAGAACATGATGGCCGCCTGCGACCCACGCCACGGCCGCTACCTGACCGTGGCCGCCATCTTCCGCGGCCGCATGTCCATGAAGGAGGTGGACGAGCAGATGCTCAACGTGCAGAACAAGAACAGCAGCTACTTCGTCGAGTGGATCCCCAACAACGTGAAGACGGCCGTGTGCGACATCCCGCCGCGCGGCCTCAAGATGTCGGCCACCTTCATCGGCAACAGCACGGCCATCCAGGAGCTGTTCAAGCGCATCTCGGAGCAGTTCACGGCCATGTTCCGGCGCAAGGCCTTCCTGCACTGGTACACGGGCGAGGGCATGGATGAGATGGAGTTCACCGAGGCCGAGAGCAACATGAATGACCTGGTGTCCGAGTACCAGCAGTACCAGGACGCCACGGCCGATGAACAGGGGGAGttcgaggaggaggagggcgaggaCGAGGCCTAA
- the TUBB2A gene encoding tubulin beta-2A chain isoform X3 codes for MREIVHIQAGQCGNQIGAKFWEVISDEHGIDPTGSYHGDSDLQLERINVYYNEATGNKYVPRAILVDLEPGTMDSVRSGPFGQIFRPDNFVFGQSGAGNNWAKGHYTEGAELVDSVLDVVRKESESCDCLQGFQLTHSLGGGTGSGMGTLLISKIREEYPDRIMNTFSVMPSPKVSDTVVEPYNATLSVHQLVENTDETYCIDNEALYDICFRTLKLTTPTYGDLNHLVSATMSGVTTCLRFPGQLNADLRKLAVNMVPFPRLHFFMPGFAPLTSRGSQQYRALTVPELTQQMFDSKNMMAACDPRHGRYLTVAAIFRGRMSMKEVDEQMLNVQNKNSSYFVEWIPNNVKTAVCDIPPRGLKMSATFIGNSTAIQELFKRISEQFTAMFRRKAFLHWYTGEGMDEMEFTEAESNMNDLVSEYQQYQDATADEQGEFEEEEGEDEA; via the exons ATGCGTGAGATCGTGCACATCCAGGCGGGCCAGTGCGGCAACCAGATCGGCGCCAAG tTTTGGGAGGTCATCAGTGATGAGCATGGAATCGACCCCACTGGCAGTTACCATGGAGACAGTGATTTGCAGCTGGAGAGAATCAATGTGTACTACAATGAAGCCACTG GTAACAAGTACGTACCCCGGGCCATCCTGGTGGACCTGGAGCCCGGCACCATGGACTCCGTCAGGTCTGGGCCATTTGGCCAGATCTTCAGGCCAGACAACTTCGTATTTG GCCAGAGTGGTGCAGGAAACAACTGGGCAAAGGGTCACTACACAGAGGGAGCCGAACTGGTGGACTCGGTCCTGGACGTGGTGAGGAAGGAGTCAGAGAGCTGTGACTGTCTGCAGGGCTTCCAGCTGACCCACTCGCTGGGGGGCGGCACGGGGTCCGGGATGGGCACGCTGCTCATCAGCAAGATCCGGGAGGAGTACCCAGACCGCATCATGAACACCTTCAGCGTCATGCCCTCGCCCAAGGTGTCCGACACGGTGGTCGAGCCCTACAACGCCACCCTGTCCGTGCACCAGCTGGTGGAGAACACGGATGAGACCTACTGCATCGACAACGAGGCCCTGTATGACATCTGCTTCCGCACCCTGAAACTGACCACCCCCACGTACGGAGACCTCAACCACCTGGTGTCGGCCACCATGAGCGGCGTCACCACCTGCCTGCGCTTCCCGGGCCAGCTGAACGCCGACCTGCGCAAGCTGGCCGTGAACATGGTGCCCTTCCCGCGCCTGCACTTCTTCATGCCCGGCTTCGCCCCCCTGACCAGCCGGGGCAGCCAGCAGTACCGCGCGCTCACGGTGCCCGAGCTCACGCAGCAGATGTTCGACTCCAAGAACATGATGGCCGCCTGCGACCCACGCCACGGCCGCTACCTGACCGTGGCCGCCATCTTCCGCGGCCGCATGTCCATGAAGGAGGTGGACGAGCAGATGCTCAACGTGCAGAACAAGAACAGCAGCTACTTCGTCGAGTGGATCCCCAACAACGTGAAGACGGCCGTGTGCGACATCCCGCCGCGCGGCCTCAAGATGTCGGCCACCTTCATCGGCAACAGCACGGCCATCCAGGAGCTGTTCAAGCGCATCTCGGAGCAGTTCACGGCCATGTTCCGGCGCAAGGCCTTCCTGCACTGGTACACGGGCGAGGGCATGGATGAGATGGAGTTCACCGAGGCCGAGAGCAACATGAATGACCTGGTGTCCGAGTACCAGCAGTACCAGGACGCCACGGCCGATGAACAGGGGGAGttcgaggaggaggagggcgaggaCGAGGCCTAA